From Camelina sativa cultivar DH55 chromosome 7, Cs, whole genome shotgun sequence, one genomic window encodes:
- the LOC104702401 gene encoding RING-H2 finger protein ATL8: protein MARLLFRLLQEANPPSPAEAAPAFNPDLVLILAVLLCALTCVLGLIAVSRCAWLRRIATRNRSDQTHQPPVAAANKGLKKKVLRSLPKLTYSPDSPPAEKLVECAICLTEFAAGDELRVLPQCGHGFHVLCIDTWLGSHSSCPSCRQILVVARCHKCGGLPGSSSSGSEPDTRIKQSEDDPDNFLP from the coding sequence ATGGCGCGTCTTCTCTTCCGTCTTCTCCAAGAAGCAAATCCTCCATCTCCGGCGGAAGCTGCTCCGGCTTTCAACCCTGACCTCGTCCTCATCCTCGCGGTTCTTCTTTGTGCACTGACATGCGTCCTCGGCTTAATAGCCGTCTCTCGTTGCGCCTGGCTCCGACGTATCGCCACCAGAAACAGATCGGATCAGACTCATCAACCGCCCGTAGCTGCAGCCAACAAAGGTTTGAAAAAGAAAGTGCTCCGATCGTTACCTAAGCTAACTTACTCGCCGGACTCGCCGCCGGCTGAGAAACTCGTCGAGTGCGCGATTTGTCTTACGGAGTTCGCAGCCGGAGACGAGCTCAGGGTGTTGCCGCAGTGTGGTCACGGTTTCCACGTATTGTGTATCGACACGTGGCTTGGATCCCACTCTTCTTGTCCTTCTTGCCGTCAAATCTTAGTGGTTGCCAGGTGTCATAAATGTGGCGGGTTACCCGGTAGCTCAAGTTCAGGATCCGAACCTGATACCCGAATCAAGCAAAGTGAAGATGATCCTGATAACTTCttaccttga